Genomic window (Subtercola endophyticus):
CGATCTTCATGTCGTTGGTCGCGTCGACGAAAATCGTGGGCTCGACATAGTAGCCGTTCGCGAACTGCTCCCCTTCGGGAACGCCGCCGCCGATGACGACGCGCGCGCCGTCGGCTTTTCCCGATTCGATGTACGCCAGAACGCGCTTGCGCTGGTGATCGCTCACCAACGGGCCGACGTCGGTCAGGGGGTCGAGCGTGTCGCCCAGTCGCATCGTCTTGACTCGGGCAATGAGTCGGCTCACGAACTCGTCGTGAATCGACTCCGGCAGCAGCAGCCGCGTTCCCGACTCGCACGCCTGACCGGAGTGCATCATGAACGCCCAGATCGACCCATCGACGGCCGCGTCGAGATCAGCGTCTTCGAGAATGATGTTCGGGCCCTTGCCTCCGAGCTCGAGCACGACGGGCTTCAGGCGGGCGGCAGCGGCGGCCATCACCGTGCGGCCGGTGGCCGTCGAACCCGTGAACGAAACGTGTGAAACGTCTTTGTGCTCGGTGAGGTAGCTGCCGACATCTCTGCCCTCGCCCGTCACCACATTGAACACGCCGTCGGGAAGACCGGCGTCAGAGAGCGCCTTGGCCAGCTCCAGTCCCGTCACCGGCGTCTTCTCGTCGACCTTCAGCACGACGGAGTTACCGGCCGCCAGGGCCGGGATGGCCTTCCAGATCGCGAGCGCGGTCGGAGTGTTCCACGGCACGATGCCGAGGCAGACGCCGATCGGCTCGCGGCGCAGAATGCCCACGGCGAGCATCGGCTCCAAGACGGGCCCGGGGCGTTCCCACTCGAAGCGGCGCAGGTCTGCTGCGAACTGCCGGGTGTCTGCCACCGGCGAGTAGACACCGAACACGGCGCCCAAGCGCACGGGGATGCCCGATTCCTTTGTCGTCAGCACAGAGAGTTCGTCGATGCGTGCTTCCCATGCCGAGGCGAAACGCTCGAGCACGTCGGCGCGCTGTGCCGGCGACTGGTTCTTCCAGACGCCCGACTCGAACGACTCTTTGGCGGCCTTCACTGCGGCATCTGCGTGCTCGCGATTGCCTTTCGCTGCGGTGGCTACCAGTTCACCCGTTGCCGGGTCGATGATCGTGTAGCGTTCGTCGCTGTCTACCCACTGGCCGCCGATGAACAGCGGGTAATGCTTGATCTGCTGAGAGTCGAGGCTGGTCTCGGCTGTTTCAGACGTCATTGTCATGTGAATCCCTCACTCGTGATCTGGGTGTTCTACCAAGAGACGGGCCTCCGCTCGGAGACCGTCCCAGTCATCCTTTACCACGTGAACCAATCTGTCAACGAGTTCGTCGAATTAACAGCAAGAGCGCGCCCGGAGCTACCCGGACGCGCTCTTGTCAGAACTCGCGACAGCGTGTTACTTCACGCTGAATCCGGCGTCGACCGGAAGCGAGATACCCGTCACGTAGCGGCCATCGTCGCTGACGAGAAAGAGAATCGCGTTGCTGATGTCGACCGGGTCGACCATGCCGATGGGCATGAGGTTCGCGGCAGAGGCGACTCCCGCGGGGTTCTCTTCCATCCACCGGCCGAGGGCGTCGTTCAAGATCATGCCCGTTGCCACACCGGTGGGGTGCACCGCATTCACTCGAATGTTGTGAGGAGAGAGCCAGTTGGCGTACGTGCGCATCAGACCCACGACGCCGTGTTTCGCGGCGGCGTAACCGAGCCCTGCCGGGGATCCGTCTCCGCCTCGGCCCGACGACCCCTGGGTCGAACTCGTGAGCACGATGGCGCCGCCGGCATCGCGCGCGACCATGTCGGGAGCGATGAGGCTGATCGTGTTCCACACGCCGACGAGGTTCACGTCGATCACGTCGCGAAAGATCTCTTCGGGTGAGAAGTCTTTAACGCCGTGGTGAATGATGCCGGCGTTCGGCAGCACGATGTCGACGGGGCCGAGCTCGGCGACGCCCGCCTCATAGACGGCCTTGAGTGCGGGCTTATCGCGAACATCCGCCTGCCGGGCGTAGATGCGTCGGTCGAGGGCCTCGACCAGGCGAACGGTCTCGGCCAGGTCTTCCGGCGTCGAGAGCGGGTAGGGCACCGATGCGATCGGCGCGGCGATGTCGACAGCGATGATGTCGGCGCCCTCTTGCGCGAGACGGATCGCGTGGCTTCGGCCCTGGCCGCGCCCGGCGCCGGTGATGAAGGCGACTTTGCCGTCAAGTTTTCCCATGATGTCGTTCTCTCTCTTTCGTGAGGTAGGCGAACTGGGTCGAATCTGAGTCTTCAGTGATCCAGCCGGTGACGAAACGCTACACCATGCAAACTAATTTATTTCAGGTTGATTTCAACGTGAAAGCATCGATAGACAAATTTAGTGAACATGGTGTAGCTTCGCGCTTACCGATTGCGCGATGACGACCTTCGGGTCTGCTCGCGAACGGCCACATCACCCTTTCCCCTTCGAAAGTAGGAAGCAATGAAGCTTCACAGCAAATGGCTCTTTGTGAGCGCCGCCGTGATCGCCGTTATGGCGGTCTCCGGTTGCAGCTCAGGAGACGACACCACCGCGAACGCCGGCAGTTCTGCCGCCACGGGCGGCAATCCGAATGCCGCAGCTGCGGCAGCGTACGTCGCTCAGGTCGAGGCATCGCCGACCGGCATCGGCTACAACTCGCCGATCACCGGCACAGCGCCGACCGGCATCAACGCGGCGATTCTCGAAAACAGCACTGCGGTCAACCAGCGCACAGACCAAGAGCTGGAGCACGCGCTGAAAGACCTGGGCTGGAACTACACCGTCGTGCCCATCGGCAATGGCGCTGAAGACCCCGCGACAGCGTTCGATCAAGCCCTCGACGCCAAGCCCGACATCGTGTTCTACTCGGGCTACAGCAGCGCACAGTTCAGCGCCCAGCTCGCCCGGGCCGGCCAGATGGGCGTCAAGGCAGTTGCCAGCTGCATCAACGACCCCGCCACCTCAGTGCTCATCGGCGTGGTATGCGACCCGGCCTCCCGAGACCTGTCGGCCAAGGCCACTGCTTCGTATATCGCCGCCCACGGAACCGGCAGCGACCACGTTCAGCTGTACGTTTCGTCGACCTTCCCCATCGATCAGGCCTACGGCGAAAGCTTTCAGAAATGGATGACGCAGCTCTGCCCGGGCTGTGAGGTCACCTCGAACAGCTTTCAGATCAGCGACATCGGCACCAAACTGCCCGGCGACGTGGTCAGTGCGGTTCAGCGTGATCCGAAGACCAACTATGTGATCTTCTGCTTCGGTGACGCGATGACCGGCGTCGTGCCCGCGCTCGATGCCGTCGGACTCACCAGCCAGGTGACGCTCGGTGGGGGTATCCCGGGAACAGAGCAATATGCCAGGCTCAAGGCCGGTGACAGTGACTTCTGGTTCCAAGACAACACGCCGTGGATCTCGTACCGCTTCGCCGACATCGCTGTTCGCAACCTGTTGGGCGAAGACACAGGCGTCGTGACGAACGCAC
Coding sequences:
- a CDS encoding aldehyde dehydrogenase family protein; the encoded protein is MTSETAETSLDSQQIKHYPLFIGGQWVDSDERYTIIDPATGELVATAAKGNREHADAAVKAAKESFESGVWKNQSPAQRADVLERFASAWEARIDELSVLTTKESGIPVRLGAVFGVYSPVADTRQFAADLRRFEWERPGPVLEPMLAVGILRREPIGVCLGIVPWNTPTALAIWKAIPALAAGNSVVLKVDEKTPVTGLELAKALSDAGLPDGVFNVVTGEGRDVGSYLTEHKDVSHVSFTGSTATGRTVMAAAAARLKPVVLELGGKGPNIILEDADLDAAVDGSIWAFMMHSGQACESGTRLLLPESIHDEFVSRLIARVKTMRLGDTLDPLTDVGPLVSDHQRKRVLAYIESGKADGARVVIGGGVPEGEQFANGYYVEPTIFVDATNDMKIAREEIFGPVLTVIKYDSLEQAIEIANDTEYGLSAGIWSEDIEKALAVARQIEAGSIWINDFHCATSKYPFGGYKQSGVGRELGSSAMNDYTEEKTILLSVSTQGSRLAKYGLVLGTPRDAS
- a CDS encoding mycofactocin-coupled SDR family oxidoreductase; this encodes MGKLDGKVAFITGAGRGQGRSHAIRLAQEGADIIAVDIAAPIASVPYPLSTPEDLAETVRLVEALDRRIYARQADVRDKPALKAVYEAGVAELGPVDIVLPNAGIIHHGVKDFSPEEIFRDVIDVNLVGVWNTISLIAPDMVARDAGGAIVLTSSTQGSSGRGGDGSPAGLGYAAAKHGVVGLMRTYANWLSPHNIRVNAVHPTGVATGMILNDALGRWMEENPAGVASAANLMPIGMVDPVDISNAILFLVSDDGRYVTGISLPVDAGFSVK
- a CDS encoding sugar ABC transporter substrate-binding protein; this translates as MKLHSKWLFVSAAVIAVMAVSGCSSGDDTTANAGSSAATGGNPNAAAAAAYVAQVEASPTGIGYNSPITGTAPTGINAAILENSTAVNQRTDQELEHALKDLGWNYTVVPIGNGAEDPATAFDQALDAKPDIVFYSGYSSAQFSAQLARAGQMGVKAVASCINDPATSVLIGVVCDPASRDLSAKATASYIAAHGTGSDHVQLYVSSTFPIDQAYGESFQKWMTQLCPGCEVTSNSFQISDIGTKLPGDVVSAVQRDPKTNYVIFCFGDAMTGVVPALDAVGLTSQVTLGGGIPGTEQYARLKAGDSDFWFQDNTPWISYRFADIAVRNLLGEDTGVVTNAPLVSQLLTKDNINTAVFSSDGYWLGYNGYNADYLKQWGLK